The stretch of DNA ATTTTCAGTGACAAATGTCACATAATCAACACGTTCTTTGTTAAATTTGTTAAACTATAACTCTCAAATTCTGTATAGTGAACTGGAATAGTAAAGTAGGAAAAATGTCTTGGTTCTGTGATATGCCAATGCCTCAAGCATGCGACTTTGCTGCATCCTTGTTCGTTTTTTCCATGTTCTACTATGGATCAGTTTATCTTTAATAGTGGAACAATTTTTGAACCAACTAATTACAGCTTCGCTGATATTTGTGATTCATTGAAGTTGCTTGTTTATCTTCTTTGAGTGGAAAATCAGATTACGGATTAGTTGGAGGTAGTTTGATGTTTCCTCGACAGATAGTATCTGTTGTGTTTCATCTGACTGTTTACGTTGTCTTTGGGGACAGACTTTTAAGAGTCACACACAGATGAGCTTGTGGAACTTTTTGAGCAGTTATGTTACCATTATACTATACCCATGTTAAAGTGGTTCCCCTTATCACATAGGTTGGTTTCTGTGGAAAATCAAGGGTATTTTAGTTATATGACATGTCCATGGCTTGCCAAAACAGACCATAAATAATCAAGTGATACGGACATACGGTCTTTAAAAACTATCCAAGTTGTGCACAAGGTTGGGCGTATGGTGTTCCTCAGTGGTGAAATATTGCTGTATGTTTGTGAGGCCTTGGTCTAATTCGTCTCATATTTTTCAGATTCAAGTGCACTTCAGCTTTTTTGCAGACGACAATTTCCTCAAAAACGATATTCGAGTCAAACCTGAGCTTGATTCTCTTGGTGCACTTGGGGATGTTGGCTGGTATTGCATCAGGGCAAGCTTGTTTGCGGCCAACTATCAACTGCCCAAAGTTGTGACTGCTTTGAAAAACCCTGTAAAGAACAAAGCTGGTGTGATCTTATCTTGTGGAGCTTCTCTCCACTGGGAAGACGGTACAGTTGGAACCTTCCATTGCTCCTTCCTCTCCCACTTGACCATGGATATATCAGTTGTCGGCACAAATGGAACATTACACGTCAATGATTTTGTCGTCCCATTTGAGGAAAAGTCGGCTTCATTTTCCACGATGTCTGATGGTTGGTTCACTGACATGGATTTGGAGTGGAACAAAAAGCCGACTGAGCACATTGTAAATACAGATCTTCCCCAAGAAGCTGGTATGGTGAAGGAGTTCTCGAGTTTGGTCGACGGTATAAAGAGGCTAGGTTTGTCACCGGAGAAGAAGTGGCCGACCCTTACAAGGAAGACACAACTTGTGATTGATGCCGTGGTAGCCTCCATTGACCGAGGTTTTGAGCCTGTGGAGGTTTATTGATGCCATTAAAAGTACTCTTCCTATTTGGTGAATTGTTAATAATAGTTGATCAGCTCAATGCTTGAATTCTGTAGAACAAAAATAGATCTACACTCTTTATAATTATGGTCAATAGAAACATTCATTATCAGGGTACCTGAATTTGTTTGAAACATTGAATTAACCCGAGAACCTTAACGACCTAAAGTGACCCGAAAATAGCTGAATTTGTTCCTTAACTTCCTAGTATCATCGTTGTTGAGTGGGACTCTTCCCGCATTGGGTTTACAAAACGTTTCCTCAACATAAAGTTTCCTAGTTAAAAAAATAGCTGGATACATAACCGCATATACGACAATATATTTACAACTAGAGGAATATTATCTACCTTCTCCTTCCAACCTTCTCCTCTCACAATCGATTAAAATATCATTTATTTTGCTTCTTCTATTTGTCTTGTGTGACCCACCTGATATATATTAATTTAATCGGTTGTAAGAGGGTGAAGGGAGAAGGTTGGAGAGAAGGTCGGAAAGAGAAAGTTGGTAGCACCCCTCACTATAAATAAAAAGATTTACGATCAAGAAGGATATCTACTAATAGTACTTATACAGTTATACTGCTGTACTCTCTGGATCATGTATAGAAATTGAACTTGCATatattataaacaaacaatgcaTGGCCCAAGATTTGTTTCTGAtggtcatttgtttacttattttatttATAGGAATTTGATCATTCATTTCTTTAGTTTTCATATTGGGAATATATATTTTATGGGGCTGTAATTTGATTATTTACATAACGTATTGTCAACTTGTCACTCAATAATACAACTCACAAAtggtctccttctctttctctcgtCTTTGTGCCAaatcaaaaataaacaaataacgGAGATGGATAGAGAAATAAATAATGTCACGAACATTAATCAACGTGCTAATTTGATATACTGAAGACGCTAGTATAAATGTATAATCGCTACTCGGCAGTGATATTATAAAGATAGATCGTCGTTGCTAATTGGAGTCAAATTAGTTACGAATTAGTTGGAACATGAAAACGACTTTAGCTAATAATTTACACATCATGCGACTTTGGAGTTGCATGGATAATAACTACGTAAACTTATCCCGTATGGTTCTTCCGTTGATCATTTTATTATTTCCGTCATCAATTTTTATGATCAGAAAACTTGTATTCGTAAATAGTACACGTGTGTTTCAACTTTtatacaactgcctccttgttgCCTAATTAAAAAGTTGTACTATATCTATATGTTGAGGTTTTtagtacaaataatataaaatataaaaattcACAATATTTTATTATGGACTCAACCACAATCTAACCTTGTATTATTATTCAAACACTAACAATAATACaatttcaatcctccaacacttaGCTACTCGTTAAGATTTCAGTCTATGCTTAAACTCGATCGGGATATTAAGCATCTACTCACTTACTTATCCAACATGACTAATCACCTTTACATATAGGTCCTAAGTCATATAAAGATTTCAGTTTATGCTTAACTCGATCGGGATATTAAACTTCAAATGGGAATTGTAACCCCAACATTATTATGATTTTAACATATAGAGTCTTTATTTGTATAGATTTATGTTTCCTTAAGTTACTAATATTTACATATTAGATGTTTATGTTACTAAGTGTAAATATTAGGAGTTATGTTAGGAAGTGTTAAGACTCTTAATGTTGCTAGGTAAGTTAGGACTTAGCACTTAATATAAATAAGGGTCATTAGTCATTGTTGGAAAGTAAGAGTGTATGCTTAATATCCCGAGTTAAGCATAGTTGGAAATCTTAGCGTGTAGCTAAGTGTTGAAAGATTGAGATTGTATTACTGTTAAGGTTTAAGAATAATAATACGGGTTGGGTTGTGGGATAATCTCATAACAAAATATTGTGAGTCtttgcattttatattatttgtaccaaaaacccccaacaagtggtatcaaagctaCGACTCGATGAAGAAACGTTTTGGTACAAAGTTCGAGATGGAGTTgttcaatggcaagaacaaattCTCGTTGTGGCAAAGCATGATAAAGGATGTTCTCATACAACACGGGTTGTATGCGACTCTTGAAGATAAAAGGCCCGATGATATTCAAGTTCTCAAATGGGAGGACATGAAGTTGCGCGCGGTTAGTACAACTCGtttatgtaatactacggttttcctaggTTGGTagtcggccgagtatggcctactcggtcgagtaaagtaaGTCGTGTATCTTGgattggctactgcccaggaacactcggccgagtatgtggaatactcaaccgagtagagggtactgggccgagtatactctatactcgaccgagtatccggtccgtcgagtgttatttctgcggtttgatttggaaatgattagagttatataaaaacgtaaatcagtttctaattacacttttacaaaacctaatcactcaacgacgctctaatTCTCTCCCTAGTGTTTGTGTGTGATTGTTATCAATtgcattcatcctttgtttcATTGTCGGTAAGTCCTCGTTATAATTCGTTGGTTAATCTTTAGGGTTCGGCTTTAATTATGATTTGGGAAAAATGGCGTTTTGCATATAGTGATTGTTGTTATGTGATTGTTTTTAGGCGAAGACTTCGTAGATGAGCCGTTCTAGATTACTTACTTGTGTTtcttgcagttgtgctaaggtagagTCTCCTtactcagttttactgtttaattgGATTAAGATTGATGTCGTACTGTGATTGTTGTAGTTGTTGTATCAGTATTGTTGTATAATTGTTTGTCTGCTGGTTGTTGTTGGAGTGTTGGAGTTGGAGTTGGGTGGTgatgattgatgatgatgatggttcgcgaggtgcgtcctcggctgagtgaagtcatttgcgggagtggcttcacgccctagtttcgccctccgtggaacacgccacgggaggggatgttcacattaatggacagggttatcgctcgttgatgagcggaaATTTGGTAGGGATTgactgcagtcccccactggcagcgaggattacctgttgcgatgggtaatctggcagggctacacatctcggtgtgtagtcagtgatggtGTGTGATTGGGAGACGGAGATAGGTGTTGAACAGCTGATTACCTtattgtacttgtcttactttaattattcagtaaatgacctcgttgttgttttgtaaaatctgtggtgatccattcggggatggtgagcagattgtgacaggtgatttAGTCGTTTAGCTTTGGGgtagtcatggggagtcaccacacaagcttagcttccgctgtcaagagttttagttgtcttttatagtTGTTGATTTTATAACAGTACTTTGGTTTGGGATTTCTTTGAGACGATGTAAACATTATTCTTtcatattttaataaatgtgttttggattgttgcttttgatatactaacctcgggcaacagagatggtaacaacctttcatggtAGGGTAGCCTTGGTAaagtaccttggtatgagggggtgttacaaagtggtatcagagccgacgattccggcacctaaaactaatgaacccaatgaacttagggagtctaaataaaatgaacccggggagagttgtttggagctaccgcaaagacttgggagacgtcccgaagtcgcactaagGCTCTTACGATCTCAAACCGGTCACCAGGGGGAAATTGTTGAGTGTCAAGTCAATGTATGCGTGTGGTACTTGGAACTCGATTGGTTAGATAATGCGATAGAAGAAGTAGTATGTGGTAGCATGTGAAAAACGTGGCGAGATTTGTTAATTTGGATTTTAGTAGAAATGTGTGGGCATGTTACATGTTTATTACGTTGCTTTAAAAGATTAATGATGTATTGCATGTATATTTTGGTAGAAAAGCATGTATAGCATATGTTTACGGATAGCAGTAACTCGTTTTTGGCctgactcgaccgagtagggagtactcggccgagtaatcaagcactcggccgagtgttgtttagCAAAGCGTAGCAGTAGCTATTGGCTATGTTTACTCGAACGAGTATTatagcatactcgaccgagtactatctatactcgaccgagtatgacttctgtgtttttgacgttggctactggagtggattactcgaccgagtatcagtgatactcgaccgagtagtccatactcgaccgagtatctcgccatactcggccgagtgcttctttggcggagAGTCGTTTACATTTTGAGCTATAAGCTTTTGTTCTTACGTTTCCTtgcttcttatcagctcaaaattcTGCCAAAGAGGTCAGCCGCGTATATCCAAGTATCTGAGTTGTCCACAGATGAGGTAGCCCATATGATCGAGCAACAAGAGGCACTCCTTGAGGCTCTTAAGAATATGGGTAAGGGGGCGGAGAAACCAGTGGATGCTACCCACCTGAGCACTATCATCGCTCACTTTAACCCACCTACTTATGAGGGCATCGGGGAACCAAAGTTGCTCGaaaactggcatcgtgagatgaaGAGTCTTGTGGAGGTTGTTAAGTGCCTTCCGGAGTTGGCTGTTGAGCAGGCAGTGTACTACCTGAGGGGTGAGGCTGCAGTATGGTGGCAGAATGTCAAAGAAGATGCCAGAGCTTTCTATCAGGGTGAGGGACGCTTTGCTATACCGTGGTCGGGcttgaagagcgctatgagagaacatattgtgccggagcatatccgtcacaagatGAGATCTGAGTTCGATTCCTTTACCATGACTGAAGACATGACGGTCACCGAGTGGtatcaccggttccttgagttATATCGCTATGCAGAATACATGCAGTTAAGGCAAAggggtttggctcttcgtttTCAGAGGGGTTTGGCACCCAAGATCATGAACCGGTTACCAGCTGGGGTTATCACCGATCTGAAAGATATGTACTTGAGGGCTGGacaagctgagaggttggtagatctCTCCAAGGAAGCTACTGAGAGAACGGCCGCTGAGAAGAGGAAAGAAGAGAGTGGGAATAACAACCAGTCAGGTAAGAAGAAGGGCAACTTTGGTCAGACAAGGGCTTTTTCAGGTGGAGCTGGGTTTTATGGAGGATCGCGAGCTTGGAGTAGGGGTGGTGGACGGattgtgagtgacaactctaatctttcttgcttcaactgtggtggcataggccacaagagacgTGACTGTACGAGTGCTCGAAATGGAGGAGACTTGGGAGCTTTTCAGGAGAATTTCTCACAGGGTCTAagtcagagttttgctagcaacatGCCATCTGGGTCATGGGGTAACCGTGGAGGCAgaacaacaatggcggttttaacCGCAACAGTGGAGGATCTTACCAGCGCCTGAACAACAGTGTCACCCTGAATTCGGCAGCTAAGCCGAGTACTTCTAACACCTCGGTCCAGGGTGGAGGTCATAAAAGCAGtgggaagctcttcatgatgggcaagcaggaagctgagaacgatgctcatgtagttaccggtacctttcttgttcataatacaccgtcttttGTTTTATTCGACTCTGGGGCGACACACTCGTTTAATTTGTGTCTAGAGGCCATGctttgtctatgggtttgggggagtttgagcttgtaaaagatgatgtatttataccttctggggagtcagTGTCATGTGTTAAGTTGTATAGGGGCGTGTCCatgttggttggaggggtagacgTACCGGTTAATTTGCTAGAGTTtcttatggatgggtttgaggttatcgtcgggatggattggttgggtaagtatgatgccaagatagattgccggcaaaagaaagtttctttaaagggtcctaagggtataagggtgtcgtataaggggtttgttgtgagtcctaagtgtaagttcatcgcggtaatgactttaaagtcatgtttaaggaaaaagtgtcccttgattctttctCAAGTGAGAGATCGACGGGTGGAGCGGCTAACAGCTTCTGATATacatgtggtgggagagtttagtgatgtctttccagatgagataccggggttactgccaaagagagatatcaacttcaatgtggagcttaaaccgggaacatgtcctatatctaaagcaccatatcgtatggcacctaaagaactGGAAGAGTTGAATAAACAACTGCATGAtctgttagacaagggttatatccgacctagtgtgtcaccatggggagcaccggtGTTATTTGCGAAGAAGaggaaagatgggagcatgaggttATGTATTGACTACAGGGAGCTTAACcgtgtcacggtgaagaacaagtatcctttgcctaggattgatgatctgtttgaccagctgAGTGGAGCAGGGGTGTTCTccaagatcgatctgaggtccggttatcaccagttgaggatattCCCAAGATAGCTTTTTGGTCCtgttatggtcattatgagtatgtgatgatgccttttggtttgacgaatgcaccagcagctttcatggatttgattaACCGGGATTTTAGTccgttcttggacaggtttgtggtaatcttcattgatgacatcttagtctactccaagactaaggaagaacatgaggagcacttgaggctAGTTTTGCAGACTCTACGAGacaatcaactttatgccaagctatccaagtgcgagctctggttagaggaggtggcttttctgggtcatgtgatatctaagaagggtgtgtccgtggatcctagcaagatcgaggcagtgaccaagtgggaatcaccgaagtaTATTGCTGAGAttcagagtttcttgggtttagctggttaCTACAAGAGGTTCATAAAGGACTTTTCCATGATAGCAAGACCTATAACCGCTTTGATTAGAAAAGATACTagttttcgttgggatgagagttgtgagacgacgttTTAGACCTTAAAAGAGCGTTTGACCaaagctcctatcctagcctttccagagggttgtgagaactttgaagtatacaccgatacttcaaagaatgggttgggctGCGttctgatgcagaatgggaaggttatagcttatgcgtcgaggcagctgaagccatatgaggagaactaccctactgatgatttggaactgggtgcagttgtctttgctcttaagatttggaggcactacctttatggggtaacctttaaggtgttttcagatcataagagtctgaaatatatctacactcagaaagagCTTAACATACGTCAGAGACGATgtatggagctgattggggactacGACATGAAGATCAtttatcacgagggtaaggctaatgttgttgcagatgctttgagtaggaagagtgtacattcgttgtgtacagctatgtctttgatgaagctgagggatgagatgtccaagatcgGGATCTATATGATTAGGAAAGGGGATGCCATCggggtgtagatacctcatttctgcacctcccgcaaaccacccggtgatgattgggccgcatgtttggtacgcggaatgatttgtgacaattcgtaagattatcgtcaagtgattgctcaaatattaatgtctacctcttagttgtcatctacgtgccgatacggtcgttttgacagtaattagagtacatttggagtccgggcctaaaaccgtctccattttctgagaaccgttaaatcccgagtcagaatgttctggaatgttccgaatatttctattccatatttcactatctttatcttttggtaaacaatttcccgtaatattcacataagatattaaggaaaaccgaattattccgtcctaccataacctaaacacggaaatctttcttccgcaggaggaaaccccttgggaacagacgcagcaggtgctgcgcctcttccaagagacgcagtgactgctgcgcctcttcctaggtccttttctgcgtaattttcgtatctttccgagattcacttccaaagagtctccgaaaccctaattccttcgtgtgattagtataaataggagccttcactcctcatatttctcacgcgagtgtccgcctttctcttctccctttgcattctagacctttattcttactttttggcgtctacgtgcttgaacattcgaccacgtaagctcggatccttctgagtaccagcctcgtttgcatgaccgaccaatttgaccaactccacatcaatcaacataattaatctaatcgttttcctcttacgagggcactttctttgcattcgcgccgagcatcactaatcgatatcttagtccttctcgtttcgtcaacatgtaagtctgagggtgtaaatctctcttttatttattgtattttaattattgtatcacaattgtaaggtttatgtcgaaaataccttttaaaaccgatttctaaaaccgtgctttaaaacctctttttacggatttccagtagacaaccgtcgagaaaggacgcagcaactgctgcgcctcttcaaaggagcacagtacctgctgcgcctctcttcgtgaggggccgccagcttcctcgcttcttttcttcttcgttaagtcctctcgtaattcgtcgtgttatttgttttcgtttgtttgttaattcttcgacacgatcacatgataatttcacatgtatgtcattaatcatcatcattagttcatataattcattgttaaatccgacttaaatcccttataatcaatatttgcgggtttttcgtcattaaactcaatccgggttgtagagattcgatttgttcatattgggtctctggaattcatctttgacatatttacatctgttatttgtcaccgtcattaattcatcttgtttaatcTATTttattcactcatgtcactaatcaatcattctttcgtgtaataatccatcttaattccgtctcatccatgtttattgcttttatgacctattaatcacatgtaaataatgtgttaatcactttcatccgagtaaataatttaatcaatcattaaatttaccgacgagtattaacaacgcgcaattccggcttcacagccagaactcaggtcaggaacagacgcagcaactgttgcgcctattccaaaggacgcagctctactgcgcctgttccgggttgaattctgcttctgaactccgttgttgcttgacctagtttatttaacATACgtgtaattaactattaatcgtattatcaccttctgttttgttcgttggtttattcttttattatttcgttttctcaaattatccgttttaaggtattttcgacataaatcgcctaatccaatgtaattaatgtaattttcattattgcaattttcctattgtatttatcatatttcttgtatcatttgtatgacttcacatgtaattgaacattaaatcctacttcgacctaattgtttgctaaattaattgttcaccgacttagcctaattttcacatgttaggattaaaacttggatgttgcattgcatacatacaatcgacgatatattaagtacgaataacttccctaatcattagtagaggccgctatcgaggcgggcgggattaggtgttcgatcaaaagagcttcctaatacgtaccctcaccccttactccagatatctgtgaacacccgtgttcattggcatccacgagagtcattctagacatagaatgctaagggtaacgattgcttagtgttcatgtctctactttgtgtcttgacatgacacgaggtattcaaacggttccaatttcccataaaaattggtggcgactccatacaaaaatgcaaacgcttgtttctcttctctcccaagcgcccccgtgggcaccccGCTGTCCACCGTTTGGCAActccactggggataatacacttacgtgtagcaagggtgaaacttgaacaaggttagggaatagtttgtataagacaattgtcggttttcataactcggtcttcctagatcgttttatttggcctttctaggcccaacccaacccattcgaccaatcgtcccgtctaaacggtcctaattcttatttgggcctaaggatggatagcgattgacgtcatccataccacggtacttactcttgtttgtatcaagggccttcactacttgaggaaatggactaggaatcggccttactcttgtttggtacgagcctctccacagacttcgggtttgatggtttgtagacacctcgtttctccaccttccgcaaaccacccggtgatgattgggccgcatgtttgatacgcggaacgatttgtgacagttcttaagattatcgtcaagtgattgctcaaatattaatgtttacctcttagttgtcatctacgtcccgatacggtcgttttgt from Silene latifolia isolate original U9 population chromosome 10, ASM4854445v1, whole genome shotgun sequence encodes:
- the LOC141605468 gene encoding putative oxidoreductase At4g09670 — its product is MGSSEPVKIRFGILGCADIARKLSRAIKLSPNATLHAIGSRSITKAQSFAQSNGYPPTTKLYGSYDAVLDDPEVDAVYIPLPTSLHIQWAVAAARKGKHVLLEKPAALNVSELDVIIAACDECGVQFMDGTMWMHHPRTLAMDHFLRDPHRFGPLKSIQVHFSFFADDNFLKNDIRVKPELDSLGALGDVGWYCIRASLFAANYQLPKVVTALKNPVKNKAGVILSCGASLHWEDGTVGTFHCSFLSHLTMDISVVGTNGTLHVNDFVVPFEEKSASFSTMSDGWFTDMDLEWNKKPTEHIVNTDLPQEAGMVKEFSSLVDGIKRLGLSPEKKWPTLTRKTQLVIDAVVASIDRGFEPVEVY